A region from the Onychomys torridus chromosome 22, mOncTor1.1, whole genome shotgun sequence genome encodes:
- the C22H12orf43 gene encoding protein CUSTOS isoform X1 produces the protein MVAPSGTMSDSESCSSSNSDAEELARCREAAMPAWGLEQRPPGTERPRADAAGKQAPASQPSLRREVNRHDEDANELQTTPEFRAHVAKKLGAMLDSSIAISEVWKPRKAEVQQVAEEEDGFRLFFTSIPGGHEKEASQKPCRKRQPPSSSSEDSDEEWRRCQEAAVSASDILQGSAIHCPAEVEEEAEKKRRKKRVKKKAKKEADGDLAGATGLKPVEEAGSVNGDSASLGIKKKKRKKKAKKAREASPCPPVEHAAN, from the exons ATGGTGGCGCCCAGTGGTACCATGAGCGATTCCGAGAGCTGCAGCAGTAGCAACAGCGATGCGGAGGAGCTGGCGCGGTGCCGCGAGGCGGCGATGCCCGCCTGGGGGCTGGAGCAGCGCCCGCCGGGGACGGAGAGACCCAGAGCCG ATGCAGCAGGTAAACAGGCGCCAGCATCCCAGCCAAGCCTCAG GCGTGAAGTGAACCGGCATGATGAAGATGCCAACGAGCTTCAGACCACTCCTGAGTTCCGAGCCCACGTGGCCAAGAAGCTGGGAGCCATGCTGGACAG CTCCATCGCCATCTCAGAAGTGTGGAAGCCGCGCAAGGCGGAGGTGCAGCAGgtggcagaggaggaggatg GCTTCCGCCTTTTCTTCACATCCATCCCCGGAGGCCACGAGAAGGAAGCTTCTCAGAAACCCTGCCGAAAGCgccagccccccagctccag CAGTGAAGACAGTGACGAGGAGTGGCGGAGATGCCAAGAGGCAGCCGTGTCTGCGTCGGACATTCTCCAGGGGTCAGCCATACACTGTCCTGCcgaggtggaggaggaggcggaaaagaagaggaggaagaagagggtgaaaaagaaagccaagaaagaggCTGACGGTGACTTGGCCGGAGCCACAGGCCTGAAACCGGTAGAGGAGGCAGGCAGCGTCAACGGGGACTCAGCATCACTGGggatcaaaaagaagaaaaggaagaaaaaggccaagaaagCCAGGGAGGCTTCCCCATGCCCACCAGTAGAGCATGCTGCAAACTGA
- the C22H12orf43 gene encoding protein CUSTOS isoform X2: MVAPSGTMSDSESCSSSNSDAEELARCREAAMPAWGLEQRPPGTERPRADAAGKQAPASQPSLRREVNRHDEDANELQTTPEFRAHVAKKLGAMLDSSIAISEVWKPRKAEVQQVAEEEDGFRLFFTSIPGGHEKEASQKPCRKRQPPSSSEDSDEEWRRCQEAAVSASDILQGSAIHCPAEVEEEAEKKRRKKRVKKKAKKEADGDLAGATGLKPVEEAGSVNGDSASLGIKKKKRKKKAKKAREASPCPPVEHAAN, encoded by the exons ATGGTGGCGCCCAGTGGTACCATGAGCGATTCCGAGAGCTGCAGCAGTAGCAACAGCGATGCGGAGGAGCTGGCGCGGTGCCGCGAGGCGGCGATGCCCGCCTGGGGGCTGGAGCAGCGCCCGCCGGGGACGGAGAGACCCAGAGCCG ATGCAGCAGGTAAACAGGCGCCAGCATCCCAGCCAAGCCTCAG GCGTGAAGTGAACCGGCATGATGAAGATGCCAACGAGCTTCAGACCACTCCTGAGTTCCGAGCCCACGTGGCCAAGAAGCTGGGAGCCATGCTGGACAG CTCCATCGCCATCTCAGAAGTGTGGAAGCCGCGCAAGGCGGAGGTGCAGCAGgtggcagaggaggaggatg GCTTCCGCCTTTTCTTCACATCCATCCCCGGAGGCCACGAGAAGGAAGCTTCTCAGAAACCCTGCCGAAAGCgccagccccccagctccag TGAAGACAGTGACGAGGAGTGGCGGAGATGCCAAGAGGCAGCCGTGTCTGCGTCGGACATTCTCCAGGGGTCAGCCATACACTGTCCTGCcgaggtggaggaggaggcggaaaagaagaggaggaagaagagggtgaaaaagaaagccaagaaagaggCTGACGGTGACTTGGCCGGAGCCACAGGCCTGAAACCGGTAGAGGAGGCAGGCAGCGTCAACGGGGACTCAGCATCACTGGggatcaaaaagaagaaaaggaagaaaaaggccaagaaagCCAGGGAGGCTTCCCCATGCCCACCAGTAGAGCATGCTGCAAACTGA